Genomic segment of Pseudoalteromonas sp. NC201:
AACATGTGGAGTAATACTAATGTTTGGCTGCTGCCAAAAAGCATGTGATGCAGGGAGTGGCTCAGTGTCAAACACGTCTAAAATAGCCCCGCCAAACGTCTCAGCCGCTAATGCATTGAGTAAATCCGCCTCGTTAAGATGACCTCCTCTTGCGACATTGATGAGTACGCAATGATCTGGCGCGAGTGCAAATAGCTGGGCGTTCAATATCCCTTTTGTTTGTTCAGTCAATGGCAGAAGGCACACAAGATAATCGATGTCCGAAAGAAAAACAGCTAGCTCATCTTGCCCACTGAAGTGCTCAATATTGTCGAGTTGTTTTGCAGAGCCGGACCAACCTTTGATGTTAAATCCATTTACGTGTAGCTTGTGCGCGACCGCAAGGCCAAGTTGCCCCATCCCCATAATACCAACCGTGCGACCTGCTCTTGCGCGCCTTGGCTTCCATATTTGCTGAGATTGATTGTGCCCGTACTCTCTAACTCTAAGCTTATGACTTAATAGTTGGCCTAATACATATTCAGCCATATCATTCGCTAAATTTGGGGCAACGATACGCGCAACTTCCACATGTGGTGGTAATAGCTGCATCGGAATACTATCAACACCGGCACCGTAAGAATGCACAACTTTTAAATTAGGAAGCTGTGACCATAACGTCTCTGGCGCATTCCATGCCAGCACAAACTCGACCTCCTTTAATAAGCTAACATCATCAACGGGCCATTCAAGCAAGGTTTGCTGCGGCAGCAGCGCCGCTAGCTTAGCAACTAA
This window contains:
- a CDS encoding 2-hydroxyacid dehydrogenase; amino-acid sequence: MALLICVTGRNNDKLVAKLAALLPQQTLLEWPVDDVSLLKEVEFVLAWNAPETLWSQLPNLKVVHSYGAGVDSIPMQLLPPHVEVARIVAPNLANDMAEYVLGQLLSHKLRVREYGHNQSQQIWKPRRARAGRTVGIMGMGQLGLAVAHKLHVNGFNIKGWSGSAKQLDNIEHFSGQDELAVFLSDIDYLVCLLPLTEQTKGILNAQLFALAPDHCVLINVARGGHLNEADLLNALAAETFGGAILDVFDTEPLPASHAFWQQPNISITPHVAALTSLNTAAQQIANNYLAMQEGKALVHSVQKKQGY